The genomic region CCGATGGCGAGGCCCACGAGAAAGACGGCCACGAACGCGCCGTTGGCCGCGGCCGGCGAGAGCCCCTTCGAGAGCCGCAGAAACGTCGGCAGGAAGCCGACGGAGGCCTGCCAGACGAGCATGTACAGGCAGAACAGCGCCAGCAGGCGGCGGACCTCCGCGGAGTCGAACAGCCGGCTCGCCGTCCGCCGGCCGTCGAGGCGTGCCAGCGAGAACACGTAGGGCTCCCCGCCCCAGCGGTGGAGGGACGCGCCGACGAGCGCGAGCGCACCGACGACGGGGAGGAAGGCGACGCGCCAACTCGCGATCGCGGTGGCCGCGACCGCCAGCCCGCCGGCGAGCGCGCTGCCGAAGCTGTAGGCGGAGGCGATGACGCCGAGCGCCCGGCCGCGCCGGCTCCCGAACGACTCGAAGACCAGCGCCATGTTCGTCGGTTCGTACAGCCCCACGCCGACGCCGACGACCGCCAGCCCGACGAGGAAGGCGAGGAACGTCGGGGCGCTCGCCACGACGAGGAAGCCGACCACGAGCACCGCGATGCTCGAGACGAGCACCGTCTTTCGCGAGAGCAGGTCGGACGAGCGCCCGCCGGGGTACATCGCGAGGGCGGCACACGCCCACATCAGCGTCAGCCCCCCGCCCGCGGTCGAGGGGGCGATGTCGAACTCCGCGATGATCGCGGGGAGCGCGGGCGCGACCACCAGCTGGCCGGCCAGCAGCGTCACGACGCCGGCCGAGAGGACCGAGAGCAGCCGACCGTGGCCGCCGACGAACGGTCTGGAGGGCGAATCGTTCACGTCCGAGGGGTGTGATATGAAGGGGTTTCGGCGTTTCGTTCGGGAAACGGCTATGGCGGTTCTCGGCGAACCCCGCGTATGAAGGTAGAGATCCTGCTGTACGAGGGGTTCGACGAACTCGACGCGATCGGCCCCTACGAGGTCTTTCGAACCGCGGCCGAGGCCGGCGGCGACCTCTCGGCCTCGCTCGTCACCCCCGACCCCGCGGAGCGGGTCACGGCGAGCCACGGCCTGCGGGTCGAACCCGACGGCGTTCTCGGCGAACCCGACCTGCTCGTGGTGCCCGGCGGCGGGTGGAGTTCCAGAAACGAGCGCGGAACGTGGGGCGAGTACGAGCGAAACGACCTCCCGCCGCTGATCGCCGAGCGATACGACCGGGGGGCGACCGTCGCCTCGGTCTGTACCGGCGCGATGCTGCTCGAACGGGCGGGACTGCTCGACGGACGGCCTGCGATCACGCACGCGAGCGCGCTGGGCGACCTGCGCGAGACGGACGCCGAAGTGATCGGGACTACCGATGGGACCGTGCCCCGCGTCGTGGACGGCGAGGAACGCGGTTCCTCTGGCCGCACGAGCGAGGCGATGCCTCGCGTCGTCGACGACGGCGACGTACTGACGGCGGGCGGCGTCACCTCGGGGATCGATCTGGCGCTGTGGCTCGTCGAACGGGAGATCGGCGAGGAACTCGCCGGAACGGTGGCGACGACCCTGGAGTACGAGCGCGGCGAGGTCTACCGTGCGTAGCTACTTCTCGCGTCGAGCGACCTCGTGGCGACCGAAGCCGTAGCGGAGCCGGTTCGCCAATCGTCGGGAGAACCGCCCTTCCTCGGGGGCGCGCGAGCCGAACCGCTCCGAGAGCGCCTGGTAGATCAACGGGAGCGCGATCTCCTGTTCGAGGGCCTCCTGAACGGTCCACGTGCCGGTCGAGCCGCCGGCGACGTAGTCGTCGACATCGCCCAGGTCCGTCCCTTCCTCTCGGAAGGCCTCCTCGCAGAGTTCGAGCAACCACGACCGGATCACCGCGCCGTTGTTCCAGGTCCGGGCGACGGCTTCGAGGTCGAGGTCGTAGCGACCCTCGTGGAGCAGTTCGAACCCTTCCCCATACGCCTGCATGAGCGCGTACTCGACGCCGTTGTGGACCATCTTCACGTAGTGGCCCGACCCGGCGGGCCCCATCCGGTCGTGGCCCGCCGGCCCGGTGGCGACGGCATCGAACGCCGGGACGAGGTCGTCGTAGGCCCACTCGGGCCCGCCGACCATCAGCGAGAAGCCCGCATCGGCGCTCGCGGGCCCGCCGGAGGTCCCGCAGTCGAGATAGGCCGCGTCGGTCGCTTCGGCGCGTTCGACCGAGCGCTGGAAGTGCGAGTTGCCCCCGTCGACGACGACGTCGTCGTTCCCGAGGTGGGGATCCAGATCGGCGAGGGTGGTGTCGACGGCCGCGCCCGCCGGGACCATGAGCCAGATCCGCTTTTCGTCGCCCAGTTTTCCCGCGAGATCCTCGACCGAGTCGGCGGGGGTAACTCCCGCCTCGGCGGCGCGCTCGACCGCCTCGCTGTCGAGGTCGTAAGCCACCACGTCGTGGCCTCCCTCGAGGAGGCGGTCCGCGACGATCAGCCCCATCCGTCCGAGTCCGACGACGCCCAGTTGCATGGTGGGTCGTCGAGAGGGCGCGGGCATACCGGTTGCGGTTCGACGGGGCGATCGGGACGCGAAGCTTTATCAAAACCCGGTCGCTCCGTTCGAGTATGAGCGTGGCGTCGTCGGTAGTACGTCGGTAGTTCTCGCTTCGACAACGCAATCCACTTACGCTCACTGGAGAGACTCACGACATGGACGACAGTTACGACCCCGGCGCGATCGAGGCGCGCTGGCGCGAGCGCTGGGCAGACGAGGACGTGTATCGCTACGAGGGGGACGAGGAGCGACCCGACTACGTCATCGACACGCCCCCGCCGTACCCGACGGGCAACCTCCACATCGGCAACGCCCTTGGCTGGTGTTACATGGACTTCGCCGCCCGCTTTCACCGTCTGCAGGGCGAGGACGTGCTCTACCCGCAGGGCTGGGACTGTCACGGTTTACCTACTGAAGTGAAAGTCGAGGAGAACCACGGCATCCACCGCACCGACGTCTCCCGCGAGGAGTTCCGCGAACTGTGTGTCGAACACACGGAATCCCAGATCGACGCGATGAAGGAGACGATGGGCCTTCTGGGATTTTCC from Halalkalicoccus sp. NIPERK01 harbors:
- a CDS encoding MFS transporter, which gives rise to MNDSPSRPFVGGHGRLLSVLSAGVVTLLAGQLVVAPALPAIIAEFDIAPSTAGGGLTLMWACAALAMYPGGRSSDLLSRKTVLVSSIAVLVVGFLVVASAPTFLAFLVGLAVVGVGVGLYEPTNMALVFESFGSRRGRALGVIASAYSFGSALAGGLAVAATAIASWRVAFLPVVGALALVGASLHRWGGEPYVFSLARLDGRRTASRLFDSAEVRRLLALFCLYMLVWQASVGFLPTFLRLSKGLSPAAANGAFVAVFLVGLAIGPTIGGLGDRFGHRRVGASAPLIGAVGLSALVVGQDPLVVAAGIGLFAVGLMSFWPVMNAYLMARLAPDSLGGDYGLSRAVFFGVGSLGPLYTGLVADYASYRAAYAGLVGCFLASAVLVRFVE
- a CDS encoding DJ-1/PfpI family protein, producing the protein MKVEILLYEGFDELDAIGPYEVFRTAAEAGGDLSASLVTPDPAERVTASHGLRVEPDGVLGEPDLLVVPGGGWSSRNERGTWGEYERNDLPPLIAERYDRGATVASVCTGAMLLERAGLLDGRPAITHASALGDLRETDAEVIGTTDGTVPRVVDGEERGSSGRTSEAMPRVVDDGDVLTAGGVTSGIDLALWLVEREIGEELAGTVATTLEYERGEVYRA
- a CDS encoding decarboxylating 6-phosphogluconate dehydrogenase, with product MQLGVVGLGRMGLIVADRLLEGGHDVVAYDLDSEAVERAAEAGVTPADSVEDLAGKLGDEKRIWLMVPAGAAVDTTLADLDPHLGNDDVVVDGGNSHFQRSVERAEATDAAYLDCGTSGGPASADAGFSLMVGGPEWAYDDLVPAFDAVATGPAGHDRMGPAGSGHYVKMVHNGVEYALMQAYGEGFELLHEGRYDLDLEAVARTWNNGAVIRSWLLELCEEAFREEGTDLGDVDDYVAGGSTGTWTVQEALEQEIALPLIYQALSERFGSRAPEEGRFSRRLANRLRYGFGRHEVARREK